The Aureispira anguillae genome contains a region encoding:
- a CDS encoding cadherin-like domain-containing protein, producing MLGYRQFFIGLLSLFFSFESLSQTSISGVVNSYTNVSSINLSTCESSITVGDASLFAPGDRALIIQMKGANIDQTNTASFGSITNYNSAGLYEFFTIIEVNTGTNTIVTGSFNNSYDPAGVVQLVRVPNYDDVTINGTLTGQAWNGTTGGIVAIYASGTVSLGANIDVTQQGFRGISTPNSPSICTAMDYFYPDASNDGAHKGEGIALSDLNFSKGKGAWSNAGGGGNAHNAGGGGGGNGGAGGRGGEQWQGCGNTLTGTNAFATGGVGGHAMPIGPSFNRLFLGGTGGSGDANSGFPSNSTEGGGIVIIRANSLEGNGFSIISVGGTVPVSTSGAIDGGSGGGAGGSVCLDLQTIGATSLTVDVHGGDGQDIDYRGDDAHGPGGGGGGGILWHNVGTLPGNVTVNASGGREGRMLQTPNAGTTNGALAGGNGRIIASLTLQEIDDNDNDGLSADCDVDDDNDGILDVDECPCLGQELINGSFEDPGGFAFVNENSVPGWNTTASDNLIELWNSGFNGVPSSDGGHFAELNGNEVSSLYQIICTEPGATLSWSIDHRGRAGVDVADFKIGSSVASAVSQQIMSDGTSAWGTYTGTYIVPVGQTSTFLVFESISSVGGATLGNFLDNIQVVQTGQCDADGDGIPNHLDLDSDNDGIPDLVEAGGVDVDGNGQVDGNIDADNDGLIDLYDASVVSTTNVTNTSGDDCQTVGSPAHTLSFTSGTTDASSNVTLTFSVTGAYGINSATFTLTGEGATNLGTFSRLNSDNATYPDCGVPAMNFSITISQANWNLWNDDGTVVINYQANADVASGFCTNSSCISNVAANYQITNVVSSGNNIANSDSDGDGILDVLDLDSDNDGIPDVVEAGGTDVDGDGLADNFADTDGDGFNDAVDGDVGNDGTAENSSDALVLTGVDTDNDGAPDSYSSGDTDGDGIMDQLDLDGDNDGIPDVVEAGGTDADGDGLADNFADTDGDGFNDVVDGDVGNDGTAENIADVLVLTGADTNGDGAPDTYARGDLDGDGILNQFDLDADNDGILDVEEAGGIDANRDGIADGFVDTDGDGFNDVVDGDVGNDGTAENTANATTVTGADGNGDGRPDTYPNDNTDGDNNYNFLDIDADNDGIVDNTEGQATASYLAPAGTDADGDGIDDAYDNDDANFGGAGSGIVPNNADGVDNPDYLDLDSDNDGELDELEGHDTNGDGLVDGTDSPNANTGLSGGTTDTDGDGLLDGYDNNTASTDATNTNLNPNSHPDADGQNSERDWREALDTDQDGVADIVDLDDDNDGILDVDEGHCFSAPVDLINGTVDVTRSGYALSSDFDYVAAQGGSPSPLAPEVFLNAYDSLGGAGNFNYSFPNPTNIYADASGLVSISFYYYDNIGGSTGTYLTSFPFNLITSSGTINGTLDISGDAATLDGGNWVYKTITYAVPPNAVVTLIGFTTQMEGNSSGYNAVFNPVNTEVYAIALEPIIACAGDIDTDGDGIPNHLDLDSDNDGIADIVEAGGVDTNGDGVVDNYTDTDNDGLSDEYDVDNGGTAIANSDSDGDGILDVLDLDSDNDGIPDVVEAGGTDENGDGLADNFADTDGDGFNDVVDGDVGNDGTAENSSDALVLTGADTDNDGAPNSYPSGDTDGDGIINQLDLDGDNDGIPDVVEAGGTDADGDGLADNFADTDGDGFNDVVDGDVGNDGTAENIADVLVLTGADTNGDGAPDTYARGDLDGDGILNQFDLDADNDGILDVEEAGGIDANRDGIADGFVDTDGDGFNDVVDGDVGNDGTAENTANATTVTGADGNGDGRPDTYPNDNQDGDNNYNFLDIDADNDGIVDNTEGQATASYLAPAGTDADGDGIDDAYDNDDANFGGAGSGIVPNNADGVDNPDYLDLDSDNDGLLDNLEGHDTNGDGLVDGTDSPNANTGLSGGATDADGDGLLDGYDNNTASTDATNTNLNGNSHPDVTNGVTIERDWREGNTTYAANDINTTPINETASCNVLTNDWDHENNTQVLTGNITIDTDGDGVPETANGLGTGVTVGGVNEDGTANNNAGTLTQNSDGTYTFIPTANFVGEVRYSYQVCDNGSPQACEEALVTIDVEPLPTTDNGELALAPDANVTYDDLAVSGQVLSNDNDPDGDNITVTGTINIDTDGDGVVDGTAGLGVGTTIAGVDQNGAAVTNAGTLTQNADGSYTFDPVAGFVGEVVYEYTACDDGVPMSCETTTVTIHVLPSVYNSTNAIDDEEFLDKGTTLTANVLDNDNDVEGDSQIGGVSLVSGASQGTVTLNPDGSYTYSPTDPNFSGNDEFVYSICDDGTPKACDTATVYLTILDVNKDYGDAPAAYGVAYHRAMRDGNVDNVLDGGTDVWLGSNTDFENASSASGTDNFDDGISFGTGAGAFPTSVLANQVFNLDITVNSAVADNVFYGLWIDWNADGIYDDFYNGSVATASPTTTTVAVTVPATYQSTQTVNVRLRADDDAFAVGDFSGGRTNGEVEDYQALIVDLPVELLTFTAKLKGKNTGQLNWATATELNNAGYEVEQALPTTGVPVFNPIGYVEGAGTTIQAQHYQYEVPNLVAGVHYFRLKQVDFDGTYAYSNIRALNVEAPLVQKLFPTLLQEGSSTIYIQMAKDDDYKIEILTALGQVVEERRIRLQASAYYEMEVDLAHYVSGVYVVRVSDGTGTYTEKIRINNQ from the coding sequence ATGTTGGGATATAGACAATTTTTTATTGGATTGTTGAGCTTATTTTTTTCATTTGAGAGCTTGAGTCAAACCTCAATTTCTGGCGTTGTGAATAGCTATACAAATGTAAGTTCAATTAATCTATCTACTTGCGAAAGCTCTATTACAGTAGGTGATGCCTCTTTATTTGCCCCAGGGGATAGGGCACTTATCATTCAGATGAAAGGAGCTAATATTGATCAGACAAACACAGCTTCTTTTGGATCAATAACAAATTATAATAGTGCAGGTCTGTACGAATTTTTTACCATTATTGAAGTTAATACAGGAACCAATACCATTGTAACAGGCAGTTTTAACAATAGCTATGATCCAGCGGGTGTCGTACAGTTGGTTCGTGTTCCCAATTATGATGATGTAACCATCAATGGAACCTTGACAGGACAAGCATGGAATGGTACAACAGGGGGGATTGTTGCAATTTATGCGAGTGGAACCGTAAGTTTAGGAGCGAATATAGATGTAACGCAACAGGGATTTAGAGGTATATCAACTCCTAATTCTCCCTCAATTTGTACGGCAATGGATTATTTTTATCCTGATGCTAGTAATGATGGGGCACACAAAGGAGAGGGCATAGCACTTTCTGATCTTAATTTTTCAAAAGGAAAAGGAGCTTGGTCAAATGCTGGTGGTGGTGGTAATGCCCATAATGCTGGTGGCGGTGGAGGTGGTAATGGAGGAGCAGGAGGTCGTGGAGGCGAACAATGGCAAGGATGTGGCAATACCTTAACAGGTACGAATGCTTTTGCCACAGGAGGAGTAGGTGGACATGCGATGCCAATAGGTCCCTCTTTTAATCGGCTGTTTTTGGGAGGAACAGGAGGATCAGGAGATGCCAACAGTGGTTTTCCTTCTAATAGTACAGAAGGAGGTGGAATTGTAATTATTAGAGCCAATAGTCTAGAGGGAAATGGTTTTAGTATTATATCGGTTGGAGGAACAGTACCTGTGAGTACTAGTGGAGCTATTGATGGCGGTTCTGGAGGAGGAGCAGGAGGGAGTGTTTGTTTGGATTTACAAACCATAGGTGCTACTAGTTTAACAGTGGATGTGCATGGAGGAGATGGTCAAGATATTGATTACAGAGGTGACGATGCCCATGGTCCTGGTGGTGGTGGTGGTGGCGGAATTTTATGGCACAATGTGGGGACATTACCAGGCAATGTAACGGTTAATGCTTCTGGCGGTAGAGAAGGGCGCATGTTACAAACTCCTAATGCTGGTACAACAAATGGAGCATTGGCTGGAGGAAATGGACGAATCATAGCTAGTCTAACACTTCAAGAAATTGATGACAATGATAATGATGGACTGAGTGCAGATTGTGATGTAGATGACGATAACGATGGGATTTTAGATGTGGATGAATGTCCTTGTTTGGGGCAAGAATTAATTAATGGCAGTTTTGAAGATCCAGGGGGCTTTGCTTTTGTCAATGAAAATTCTGTACCTGGCTGGAATACAACAGCATCTGATAACTTGATAGAGTTGTGGAATTCTGGTTTTAATGGAGTGCCATCTTCGGATGGTGGTCATTTTGCAGAATTAAATGGAAATGAAGTATCTTCTTTGTATCAAATCATTTGTACAGAACCTGGTGCTACACTTTCTTGGTCTATTGATCATAGAGGGAGAGCAGGGGTAGATGTAGCCGATTTTAAAATAGGATCATCTGTTGCTTCTGCTGTTTCTCAGCAAATTATGTCGGATGGAACATCAGCTTGGGGAACTTATACAGGAACCTATATTGTTCCTGTTGGTCAAACGAGTACTTTTTTAGTATTTGAATCTATTTCCTCTGTAGGTGGAGCAACCCTTGGAAATTTTCTAGACAATATTCAGGTAGTTCAGACGGGGCAGTGTGATGCTGATGGAGATGGTATTCCCAATCATTTAGACCTAGATTCGGACAATGATGGTATTCCAGACCTAGTAGAAGCAGGTGGTGTTGATGTGGATGGTAATGGACAAGTAGATGGCAATATAGATGCAGATAACGATGGGCTAATTGATCTTTATGATGCTTCTGTAGTTAGTACTACGAATGTTACTAATACATCGGGTGATGATTGTCAAACGGTAGGAAGTCCAGCACACACATTGAGTTTTACTTCTGGAACAACAGATGCTTCAAGCAATGTTACCTTGACTTTTTCCGTGACAGGGGCATATGGAATTAATTCGGCTACTTTTACACTTACAGGTGAAGGAGCTACTAATTTAGGTACCTTTAGTCGACTGAATTCAGATAATGCTACTTATCCAGATTGTGGTGTGCCTGCTATGAATTTTAGTATAACAATTTCTCAAGCTAACTGGAATTTATGGAACGATGATGGAACTGTAGTGATTAATTATCAGGCAAATGCTGATGTTGCATCAGGTTTTTGTACTAATTCTTCTTGTATTTCGAATGTTGCAGCCAATTATCAAATTACCAATGTTGTATCTTCTGGAAATAATATAGCCAATAGTGACAGTGATGGCGATGGCATCTTGGATGTCTTAGATTTGGATTCGGATAACGATGGAATACCAGATGTGGTAGAAGCAGGCGGCACCGATGTAGATGGAGACGGTCTAGCAGATAACTTTGCCGATACGGATGGCGATGGCTTTAACGATGCGGTAGATGGCGATGTCGGGAACGATGGGACAGCAGAAAATAGCAGTGATGCTTTGGTCTTGACAGGAGTAGATACGGATAATGATGGCGCTCCTGATTCTTATTCCTCAGGAGATACCGATGGAGATGGGATCATGGATCAGTTGGATTTGGATGGCGATAACGATGGCATACCAGATGTGGTAGAAGCAGGCGGCACAGATGCAGATGGAGATGGTCTAGCAGATAACTTTGCCGATACCGATGGCGATGGTTTTAACGATGTGGTAGATGGCGATGTCGGGAATGATGGTACGGCAGAGAATATAGCAGATGTTTTGGTTTTAACAGGAGCCGATACCAATGGAGATGGTGCCCCAGATACTTATGCAAGAGGAGATTTGGATGGCGATGGTATTCTAAATCAATTTGATTTGGATGCGGACAACGATGGTATTTTAGATGTAGAAGAAGCAGGCGGAATAGATGCCAATAGAGATGGAATAGCGGATGGTTTTGTGGATACCGACGGAGATGGTTTTAATGATGTAGTAGATGGCGACGTCGGGAACGATGGCACGGCAGAGAATACAGCAAATGCGACCACGGTAACAGGAGCAGATGGAAATGGAGATGGAAGACCAGATACCTATCCCAATGATAATACAGATGGAGACAATAATTATAACTTCTTGGATATAGATGCGGATAACGATGGAATCGTAGACAATACAGAAGGACAGGCAACGGCTTCTTACCTTGCCCCAGCAGGGACAGATGCGGATGGAGATGGGATAGACGATGCTTATGACAATGACGATGCAAACTTTGGCGGAGCAGGTTCAGGGATCGTACCTAATAATGCCGATGGAGTAGACAATCCCGATTATTTGGACTTGGATAGTGACAATGACGGAGAGTTGGATGAACTAGAGGGGCACGATACAAATGGAGATGGCTTAGTAGATGGCACAGATAGCCCCAATGCGAATACAGGTTTATCAGGAGGAACAACAGATACAGATGGAGATGGCTTGTTGGATGGTTATGATAACAATACAGCAAGTACAGATGCCACTAATACCAATTTGAATCCCAATAGTCATCCTGACGCAGATGGTCAAAATTCTGAACGAGATTGGAGAGAGGCACTAGATACGGATCAAGATGGTGTCGCTGATATAGTAGATTTAGATGATGATAATGATGGAATTTTGGATGTGGATGAAGGGCATTGTTTTTCTGCTCCTGTAGATCTAATTAATGGAACAGTGGATGTTACTAGATCGGGTTATGCTTTATCATCTGATTTCGATTATGTAGCAGCACAGGGAGGAAGCCCTTCTCCACTTGCGCCAGAGGTTTTCTTAAATGCTTATGATTCTTTAGGAGGAGCGGGGAATTTTAATTACTCATTTCCTAACCCAACGAATATTTATGCAGATGCGAGTGGACTAGTTAGTATTTCATTTTATTACTATGATAATATAGGAGGTTCAACAGGAACCTATCTAACTAGTTTTCCATTTAATTTAATAACATCATCGGGAACAATTAATGGAACATTAGATATTTCAGGTGATGCTGCAACACTTGATGGGGGAAATTGGGTTTACAAAACAATAACTTACGCAGTGCCTCCAAACGCTGTAGTAACCTTGATTGGGTTTACTACTCAAATGGAAGGAAATTCTAGTGGTTATAATGCTGTATTTAATCCTGTAAATACAGAGGTTTATGCTATTGCATTGGAACCAATTATTGCTTGTGCGGGAGATATTGATACAGATGGAGACGGTATACCGAATCATCTAGACCTAGATTCAGACAACGACGGCATAGCAGATATAGTAGAAGCAGGAGGAGTGGATACAAATGGTGATGGTGTAGTAGATAATTATACGGATACGGATAACGATGGTCTAAGCGATGAATACGATGTAGACAATGGGGGGACTGCGATAGCGAATAGTGACAGTGATGGCGATGGCATCTTGGATGTCTTAGATTTGGATTCGGATAACGATGGAATACCAGATGTGGTAGAAGCAGGCGGCACGGATGAAAATGGAGACGGTCTAGCAGATAACTTTGCCGATACCGATGGAGATGGTTTTAACGATGTGGTAGATGGCGATGTCGGGAACGATGGGACAGCAGAAAATAGCAGTGATGCTTTGGTCTTGACAGGAGCAGATACGGATAATGATGGCGCTCCTAATTCGTATCCCTCAGGAGATACCGATGGAGATGGGATTATAAATCAGTTGGATTTGGATGGCGATAACGATGGTATTCCAGATGTGGTAGAAGCAGGTGGCACAGATGCAGATGGAGATGGTCTAGCAGATAACTTTGCCGATACCGATGGCGATGGTTTTAACGATGTGGTAGATGGCGATGTCGGGAATGATGGTACGGCAGAGAATATAGCAGATGTTTTGGTTTTAACAGGAGCCGATACCAATGGAGATGGTGCCCCAGATACTTATGCAAGAGGAGATTTGGATGGCGATGGTATTCTAAATCAATTTGATTTGGATGCGGACAACGATGGTATTTTAGATGTAGAGGAAGCAGGCGGAATAGATGCCAATAGAGATGGAATAGCGGATGGTTTTGTGGATACCGACGGAGATGGTTTTAACGATGTGGTAGATGGCGATGTTGGAAACGATGGCACGGCAGAGAATACAGCGAATGCAACGACTGTAACAGGAGCAGATGGAAATGGAGATGGAAGACCAGATACTTATCCAAACGATAACCAAGATGGAGACAACAATTACAACTTCTTGGATATAGATGCGGACAACGATGGAATCGTAGACAATACAGAAGGGCAAGCAACGGCTTCTTACCTTGCCCCAGCAGGGACAGATGCGGATGGAGATGGGATAGACGATGCTTACGACAATGACGATGCAAACTTTGGTGGAGCAGGATCAGGGATCGTACCCAACAATGCGGATGGAGTAGACAATCCCGATTATTTGGACTTGGATAGTGATAATGATGGTTTGTTAGATAATCTAGAGGGACACGATACGAATGGAGATGGTCTAGTAGATGGCACAGATAGTCCAAATGCGAATACAGGTTTATCAGGAGGAGCAACAGATGCGGATGGAGATGGCTTGTTGGATGGTTATGATAACAATACAGCAAGTACAGATGCCACGAACACGAACTTAAATGGGAATAGTCATCCAGATGTAACCAATGGGGTAACGATAGAGCGGGATTGGCGAGAAGGAAATACAACTTATGCAGCGAATGACATCAATACGACACCAATTAATGAGACGGCAAGTTGTAATGTCTTAACCAACGATTGGGATCATGAAAACAATACGCAAGTATTGACCGGTAACATAACAATAGATACAGATGGAGATGGCGTACCAGAAACAGCCAATGGATTGGGAACAGGAGTGACGGTAGGAGGAGTGAATGAAGATGGGACAGCTAATAACAATGCAGGTACCTTGACGCAAAATTCAGATGGGACGTATACATTTATACCCACAGCAAATTTTGTAGGAGAGGTACGCTATAGTTATCAAGTATGTGATAATGGGAGTCCTCAAGCTTGTGAGGAAGCATTGGTAACAATAGATGTAGAGCCCTTGCCAACCACCGATAATGGAGAATTGGCACTGGCACCAGATGCGAATGTCACCTATGACGATTTAGCAGTAAGTGGTCAAGTTTTGTCGAATGACAACGATCCAGATGGGGATAACATCACTGTGACTGGGACAATTAATATAGACACAGATGGAGATGGAGTAGTAGATGGTACAGCAGGATTGGGAGTAGGAACAACCATAGCAGGAGTGGATCAAAATGGAGCAGCAGTGACCAATGCAGGCACCTTGACGCAAAATGCGGATGGAAGTTATACCTTTGATCCCGTAGCAGGTTTTGTAGGAGAGGTTGTTTATGAGTATACGGCTTGTGATGATGGCGTGCCTATGAGTTGTGAAACAACAACGGTGACAATACATGTATTACCATCAGTGTACAACAGTACAAATGCAATCGATGATGAGGAGTTTTTAGACAAAGGAACGACCTTGACGGCAAATGTGTTGGACAACGATAATGATGTAGAAGGAGATAGCCAAATCGGAGGGGTAAGTTTGGTGAGTGGAGCAAGCCAAGGTACGGTGACTTTAAATCCAGATGGGAGTTATACGTATAGCCCAACTGATCCCAATTTTAGTGGGAACGATGAGTTTGTGTATAGCATCTGTGATGATGGAACGCCTAAAGCATGTGATACCGCAACGGTTTATCTGACAATCTTGGATGTTAATAAGGACTATGGAGATGCGCCAGCAGCCTACGGAGTAGCCTATCATAGAGCAATGAGGGATGGAAATGTGGATAATGTACTGGATGGTGGAACAGATGTTTGGTTGGGTAGCAATACCGATTTTGAAAATGCAAGTTCAGCTTCGGGGACAGATAATTTTGACGATGGAATTAGTTTTGGAACAGGGGCAGGAGCGTTTCCAACATCTGTGCTGGCAAATCAGGTATTCAATTTAGATATTACCGTGAACTCGGCAGTGGCAGATAATGTATTTTATGGTTTGTGGATCGATTGGAACGCCGATGGGATTTACGATGACTTTTACAATGGTTCGGTAGCGACAGCGAGTCCAACAACAACAACGGTTGCCGTAACAGTTCCAGCTACCTATCAGAGTACTCAAACGGTAAACGTACGTTTAAGAGCCGATGACGATGCTTTTGCTGTGGGAGATTTTTCAGGAGGAAGAACCAATGGTGAGGTAGAGGATTATCAAGCCCTAATCGTAGATTTGCCCGTCGAATTATTAACTTTTACAGCTAAATTAAAAGGAAAGAATACAGGACAATTGAATTGGGCAACAGCAACGGAGCTAAATAATGCAGGTTATGAAGTAGAGCAGGCTTTGCCAACAACAGGAGTGCCTGTCTTTAATCCGATTGGTTATGTAGAAGGAGCAGGAACGACCATTCAGGCTCAACATTATCAGTATGAAGTGCCGAATTTAGTAGCAGGGGTCCATTATTTCCGCCTGAAGCAAGTAGATTTTGATGGAACGTATGCTTATTCAAATATTCGTGCACTGAATGTAGAAGCGCCATTGGTACAAAAGCTATTTCCAACGCTTTTGCAGGAAGGAAGCAGTACGATTTATATACAAATGGCAAAAGACGATGATTACAAAATAGAAATCCTAACAGCGTTGGGGCAAGTGGTAGAGGAACGTCGTATACGCCTTCAAGCAAGTGCTTATTATGAAATGGAAGTTGATCTGGCGCATTATGTGTCAGGGGTGTATGTGGTTCGTGTGAGTGACGGCACAGGAACTTATACAGAAAAAATACGAATAAATAACCAGTAG